One genomic segment of Bradyrhizobium diazoefficiens includes these proteins:
- the argF gene encoding ornithine carbamoyltransferase translates to MSGSPNNTPKHFLDINELPLTELKRMLAASSAMKAKQKAHQPVKPLEGKTLAMIFERPSTRTRVSFDVAMRQLGGEPIMLTGAEMQLGRGETIADTARVLSRYVDAIMIRILNHEALLELAEYATVPVINGLTRRSHPCQVMADLMTYEEHRGPIEGKTVAWTGDDNNVLASWAHAAERFKFRLNVATPPELAPKKVMRDWIKATSAPIVLGTDPEAAVKGADCVVTDTWVSMGDKEGEHRHNVLKPYQVNSKLMSLAKPDALFMHCLPAHRGEEVTDEVIDGPQSVVFDEAENRLHAQKGILAWCFDAVK, encoded by the coding sequence ATGAGCGGTTCGCCCAATAACACGCCAAAGCACTTTCTCGACATCAACGAGCTGCCGCTGACCGAGCTCAAGCGCATGCTTGCCGCATCCTCCGCGATGAAGGCGAAGCAGAAGGCACACCAGCCGGTGAAGCCGCTCGAAGGCAAGACGCTGGCGATGATCTTCGAGCGTCCCTCGACCCGCACCCGCGTGTCGTTCGACGTCGCCATGCGCCAGCTCGGCGGCGAGCCCATCATGCTCACCGGCGCCGAGATGCAGCTCGGCCGCGGCGAAACCATCGCCGATACCGCGCGCGTGCTGTCGCGCTATGTCGACGCCATCATGATCCGCATCCTCAATCACGAGGCGCTGCTGGAGCTCGCGGAATATGCCACGGTGCCCGTCATCAACGGCCTGACGCGGCGCTCGCATCCCTGCCAGGTGATGGCCGACCTCATGACCTATGAGGAACATCGCGGCCCGATCGAGGGCAAGACGGTGGCCTGGACTGGCGACGACAACAACGTGCTGGCGTCCTGGGCCCACGCCGCCGAGCGTTTCAAGTTCAGGCTTAACGTCGCGACCCCGCCTGAGCTCGCGCCGAAGAAGGTGATGCGCGACTGGATCAAGGCGACCAGCGCGCCGATCGTGCTCGGCACCGACCCCGAGGCCGCCGTGAAGGGCGCCGATTGCGTCGTCACCGACACCTGGGTGTCGATGGGCGACAAGGAAGGCGAGCACCGTCACAACGTGCTCAAGCCCTATCAGGTCAATTCGAAACTGATGTCGCTGGCCAAGCCCGACGCGCTGTTCATGCACTGCTTGCCCGCCCATCGCGGCGAGGAGGTCACGGACGAGGTGATCGACGGTCCGCAATCGGTCGTGTTCGACGAGGCCGAAAACCGCCTGCATGCGCAGAAGGGCATTCTGGCCTGGTGCTTCGACGCAGTGAAGTAG
- a CDS encoding OpgC domain-containing protein, producing the protein MTIADQVTGSTIAGTAKPAEAKPRAAAPATSLPAISLPAIGERELRLDLFRGLALWLIFIDHLPPSLLTWFTIRNYGFSDATEIFIFISGYTAAFVYGRAMLESGFLIATARILRRVWQIYVAHVFLFTIFLAEISYVATSFENPLYTEEMGIMDFLKQPDVTIVQALLLRFRPVNMDVLPLYIVLMLALPLILYSMKWKPDVTLALSVVLYAVTWEFDLYFSAYPNGFWAFNPLAWQLLFVFGAWCALGGARRMSRILASPVTMWIAMAYIVAAFCVTLTWYVPQLSHFMPKRLEQWMYPIDKTDLDVLRFTHFLALAALTVRFLPREWPGLKSPWLRPLILCGSHSLEIFCLGVFLAFAGHFILAEVSGGAVMHALISLCGILIMWGVAAVISWYKRVADKSGAKTKNAVGNADLAGGG; encoded by the coding sequence ATGACCATTGCCGACCAAGTGACGGGATCGACGATCGCGGGAACCGCGAAACCGGCAGAAGCCAAGCCGCGCGCGGCTGCGCCGGCCACCTCGCTGCCGGCCATCTCGCTGCCGGCTATCGGCGAGCGCGAGCTCCGGCTCGACCTGTTCCGCGGACTTGCGCTGTGGCTGATCTTCATCGACCATCTGCCGCCGAGTCTCTTGACCTGGTTCACGATCCGCAATTACGGCTTCAGCGACGCCACCGAGATCTTCATCTTCATCTCCGGATACACCGCCGCCTTCGTCTACGGCCGCGCAATGCTGGAGAGCGGCTTTCTCATCGCCACCGCGCGCATCCTGCGGCGCGTCTGGCAGATCTATGTCGCCCACGTCTTCCTGTTCACGATCTTCCTTGCCGAGATCTCCTATGTGGCGACCAGCTTCGAGAACCCGCTCTACACCGAAGAGATGGGGATCATGGATTTCCTCAAGCAGCCCGACGTCACCATCGTGCAGGCGCTGCTGCTGCGCTTCCGTCCCGTCAACATGGACGTGTTGCCGCTCTACATCGTGCTGATGCTGGCGCTGCCGCTGATCCTCTATTCGATGAAGTGGAAGCCCGACGTCACGCTCGCGCTCTCGGTCGTGCTCTATGCGGTGACTTGGGAATTCGACCTCTACTTCTCCGCCTATCCGAACGGCTTCTGGGCGTTCAACCCGCTCGCCTGGCAATTGCTGTTCGTGTTCGGTGCATGGTGTGCGCTCGGAGGTGCGCGGCGCATGTCGCGTATCCTGGCCTCGCCCGTGACGATGTGGATCGCGATGGCCTATATCGTCGCGGCGTTCTGCGTGACGCTGACCTGGTACGTGCCGCAGCTCTCGCACTTCATGCCGAAGCGGCTCGAGCAGTGGATGTATCCGATCGACAAGACCGACCTCGACGTGCTGCGCTTCACGCATTTCCTGGCGCTGGCCGCGCTCACCGTGCGGTTCCTGCCGCGGGAGTGGCCGGGCCTGAAATCGCCCTGGCTGCGGCCGCTGATCCTGTGCGGCTCGCATTCGCTCGAGATCTTCTGCCTCGGCGTCTTCCTCGCCTTTGCCGGCCATTTCATCCTGGCCGAGGTCTCCGGCGGCGCCGTCATGCATGCGTTGATTAGTCTCTGCGGAATCCTGATCATGTGGGGCGTGGCCGCGGTGATTTCGTGGTACAAGCGCGTGGCTGACAAAAGCGGTGCGAAAACCAAAAACGCCGTCGGCAACGCCGATCTGGCGGGAGGGGGCTGA
- a CDS encoding aspartate aminotransferase family protein, with product MTISAAPHLLPVFARADLGFERGEGCWLIATNGERYLDFTSGVAVNALGHAHPALVRALQEQATKLWHMSNLFQSPDGEKLAARLCSESFADFVFFCNSGAEALEGVIKLVRHHHFSKGYPERYRIITFEGAFHGRTLATLAATGSAKYLEGFGPPMEGFDQVPHGDIEAVKKAIGPQTAGILIEPIQGEGGVRSSTPAFLKALRQLCDEKGLLLAFDEVQTGMGRTGDLFAHRRTGVTPDVMSLAKALGGGFPIGAVLATAGAAAGMGPGSHGSTFGGNPLAISAANAVLDVMLKPGFFDHVQRMSLLLKQKLASVIDRHPEIVSEVRGEGLLIGIKAVVPSGDLVAALRNEKLLTVSAGDNVVRFLPPLVVTEAEIEDGVARLERACTALAGNKRAVS from the coding sequence ATGACTATCAGCGCAGCGCCGCATTTGCTCCCCGTTTTCGCCAGGGCCGATCTCGGTTTCGAGCGCGGTGAAGGCTGCTGGCTGATCGCGACCAATGGCGAGCGCTATCTCGATTTCACCTCGGGCGTCGCCGTGAACGCGCTCGGCCATGCCCATCCCGCGCTGGTCAGGGCGTTGCAGGAGCAGGCGACGAAGCTCTGGCACATGTCGAACCTGTTCCAGAGCCCAGACGGCGAGAAGCTCGCCGCGCGTCTTTGCAGCGAGAGCTTTGCGGACTTCGTGTTCTTCTGCAATTCCGGCGCCGAGGCGCTGGAGGGCGTCATCAAGCTGGTACGCCATCATCACTTCTCCAAGGGCTATCCGGAACGCTACCGCATCATCACCTTCGAGGGCGCCTTCCACGGCCGCACGCTGGCAACCTTGGCTGCGACGGGCTCTGCAAAATATCTCGAAGGCTTTGGTCCGCCGATGGAAGGGTTCGACCAGGTCCCGCATGGCGACATTGAGGCCGTGAAGAAGGCGATCGGTCCGCAAACCGCCGGCATCCTGATTGAGCCGATCCAGGGTGAGGGCGGCGTGCGCTCGTCGACCCCGGCCTTCCTCAAGGCGCTGCGCCAGCTCTGCGATGAGAAGGGCCTGCTGCTCGCATTCGACGAGGTGCAGACCGGCATGGGCCGCACCGGCGATCTGTTCGCACATCGGCGCACCGGCGTGACGCCTGACGTGATGTCGCTGGCGAAAGCGCTCGGCGGCGGCTTCCCGATCGGCGCGGTGCTGGCGACAGCCGGCGCGGCGGCCGGCATGGGGCCGGGCTCGCACGGCTCGACCTTCGGCGGCAATCCGCTCGCGATCTCGGCGGCCAATGCCGTGCTCGATGTCATGCTCAAGCCCGGCTTCTTCGACCACGTGCAGAGAATGTCGCTGCTGCTCAAGCAGAAGCTTGCTTCCGTGATCGACCGCCATCCTGAAATCGTCAGTGAAGTGCGCGGCGAGGGCCTCCTGATCGGCATCAAGGCCGTGGTGCCCTCCGGTGATCTGGTCGCCGCGCTGCGCAACGAAAAATTGCTTACGGTGAGTGCCGGCGACAACGTCGTGCGCTTCCTGCCGCCCCTCGTCGTCACCGAAGCCGAGATCGAGGATGGCGTCGCGCGGCTCGAGCGCGCCTGCACTGCGCTCGCCGGCAACAAGCGGGCGGTAAGCTGA
- a CDS encoding O-succinylhomoserine sulfhydrylase, with translation MSKSPATYRPETRLVHSGTLRSQYGETSEALFLTQGYVYESAEQCEARFKGEDPGFIYSRYSNPTIAMFERRMIELEGAEAARSAATGMAAVTTAILAPLKAGDHVVASRALFGSCLYVVQDLLPRYGIETTLVDGLDLDQWQRALKPNTKTFFLESPTNPTLDVLDIPGIAEIAHKGGARLVVDNVFATPIWQSPLALGADVVVYSATKHIDGQGRCLGGIILSSEAFIAEHIHNFMRQTGPSISPFNAWVLLKGLETLGVRVRAQTDTAARIADVLADHPKISRLVFPGRADHPQAALVKKQMRGGSTLVGFEVKGGKAAAFRVLNELKLAKISNNLGDAKSLVTHPATTTHQRLKPEDRAALGISEGFIRFSAGLEHADDLIEDLAAALEKA, from the coding sequence ACCCTCCGCTCGCAATATGGCGAGACCTCGGAGGCGCTGTTTTTGACCCAAGGCTACGTCTACGAAAGCGCCGAGCAATGCGAGGCGCGATTCAAGGGCGAGGACCCCGGCTTCATCTATTCGCGCTACTCCAACCCGACCATCGCGATGTTCGAGCGCCGCATGATCGAGCTCGAAGGCGCGGAAGCCGCCCGCTCGGCGGCAACCGGCATGGCGGCGGTGACGACCGCGATCCTGGCGCCGCTGAAAGCCGGCGATCACGTCGTCGCGTCGCGCGCGCTGTTCGGCTCCTGTCTCTACGTCGTCCAGGACCTGCTTCCTCGCTACGGCATCGAGACCACGCTGGTCGACGGCCTCGACCTCGACCAGTGGCAACGGGCGCTCAAGCCGAATACCAAGACGTTCTTCCTGGAGAGCCCGACCAATCCGACGCTCGACGTGCTCGACATTCCCGGCATCGCCGAGATCGCGCACAAGGGCGGCGCACGGCTCGTCGTCGACAACGTGTTCGCGACACCGATCTGGCAGAGCCCGCTCGCGCTCGGTGCCGACGTCGTGGTCTATTCCGCGACCAAGCACATCGACGGCCAGGGCCGCTGCCTCGGCGGCATCATCCTGTCGTCGGAAGCCTTCATCGCCGAGCACATCCACAATTTCATGCGCCAGACCGGTCCGTCGATCTCGCCGTTCAACGCCTGGGTCCTGCTCAAAGGCCTCGAGACGCTGGGCGTGCGCGTGCGCGCGCAGACCGACACGGCCGCGCGCATCGCCGACGTGCTGGCGGACCACCCCAAGATTTCGCGGCTGGTTTTTCCGGGCCGCGCCGATCATCCGCAGGCGGCACTGGTGAAGAAGCAGATGCGCGGCGGCTCGACGCTGGTCGGCTTCGAGGTCAAGGGCGGCAAGGCGGCGGCGTTCCGCGTGCTCAACGAATTAAAGCTGGCGAAGATCTCGAACAATCTGGGCGACGCCAAGAGCCTCGTCACGCATCCGGCGACCACGACGCATCAGCGCCTGAAGCCGGAAGACCGCGCCGCACTCGGCATCAGCGAAGGTTTCATCCGCTTCTCCGCAGGACTGGAGCATGCGGATGATCTGATCGAGGATCTAGCGGCGGCGCTGGAGAAGGCGTGA
- the apaG gene encoding Co2+/Mg2+ efflux protein ApaG produces MMAAMYRAVTRQIEVTVEPNFVPEQSSADRSRFFWAYTIVITNSGDETVQLKTRHWIITDASGRQQEVKGEGVVGEQPILAPGERFEYTSGVPLTTASGFMTGRYQMVSESGERFEIDVPTFSLDSPDSKRVLN; encoded by the coding sequence ATGATGGCAGCCATGTACCGCGCCGTGACCCGTCAGATCGAAGTGACCGTCGAGCCGAACTTTGTTCCGGAGCAGTCGTCGGCCGACCGCTCGCGCTTCTTTTGGGCTTACACCATCGTCATCACCAATTCCGGCGACGAGACCGTGCAACTCAAGACGCGGCACTGGATCATCACCGACGCCTCCGGCCGTCAACAGGAGGTGAAGGGTGAGGGCGTGGTCGGCGAACAGCCGATCCTCGCCCCCGGCGAGCGTTTCGAATACACCTCCGGCGTGCCGCTCACGACCGCCTCCGGGTTCATGACGGGCCGCTACCAGATGGTCAGCGAAAGCGGCGAACGCTTCGAGATCGACGTGCCGACGTTCTCGCTTGACAGCCCGGACAGCAAGCGGGTGTTGAATTAG
- a CDS encoding Hsp33 family molecular chaperone has product MVSQSPDMKTGPEGPVRAPSAVPIDDAVLPYEVDALDVRGRLVRLGPALDEILTKHDYPAPVGKLLGEAIVLTTLLGSALKFEGRFILQAQTDGPVSFLVVDYQAPDRLRAYARFDAARLGDTRDTGALLGRGHLAMTIDQGPDMSRYQGLVALDGGSLEDAAHEYFLRSEQIPTKVRLAVGEEWRSSDGGKHRWRAGGMLMQFLPKAPERARQADLHPGDAPDGVEVHSVAEDDAWVEARSLIETVEDVELIDPELSGERLLYRLFHERGVRVFNPLNLRAQCSCSRDAVASMLRSFSSDDRAAMVKDDKVVVTCEFCSSVYQFTPDEAGVERA; this is encoded by the coding sequence ATGGTTTCCCAATCCCCTGACATGAAAACCGGGCCTGAAGGCCCGGTTCGCGCGCCATCGGCGGTTCCCATCGATGACGCCGTGCTGCCCTACGAGGTCGACGCGCTCGACGTGCGCGGCCGTTTGGTGCGGCTCGGGCCTGCGCTCGACGAGATCCTGACCAAGCACGATTATCCGGCGCCCGTCGGCAAGCTGCTGGGCGAGGCCATCGTGCTGACGACGCTGCTCGGCTCGGCGCTGAAATTCGAAGGCCGCTTCATCCTCCAGGCCCAGACCGATGGCCCGGTGTCGTTCCTGGTGGTGGACTACCAGGCACCGGATCGTCTGCGCGCCTATGCGCGCTTCGATGCCGCCCGCCTTGGTGACACCAGGGATACCGGCGCGCTGCTCGGCCGCGGTCATCTCGCCATGACCATCGACCAGGGCCCCGACATGAGCCGCTACCAGGGTCTGGTCGCGCTCGACGGCGGCAGCTTGGAAGATGCCGCCCACGAATATTTCCTGCGCTCCGAGCAGATCCCGACCAAGGTGCGCCTTGCGGTCGGCGAGGAGTGGCGCTCCAGCGACGGCGGCAAGCACCGTTGGCGCGCCGGCGGCATGCTGATGCAATTCCTGCCGAAGGCGCCCGAGCGCGCGCGGCAGGCCGACCTGCATCCCGGCGATGCACCCGACGGCGTCGAGGTGCACAGCGTTGCGGAAGACGACGCCTGGGTCGAGGCGCGCTCGCTGATCGAGACCGTCGAGGACGTCGAGCTGATCGATCCCGAGCTGTCCGGCGAGCGGCTGCTCTACCGTCTCTTCCACGAGCGCGGCGTGCGCGTGTTCAACCCGCTGAACCTCAGGGCGCAATGCTCCTGCTCGCGCGACGCGGTCGCCTCGATGCTGAGGAGTTTTTCGTCCGACGATCGCGCCGCCATGGTCAAGGACGACAAGGTGGTGGTGACCTGCGAGTTCTGCTCGTCGGTCTATCAGTTCACGCCGGACGAGGCCGGTGTGGAGCGCGCGTAA
- a CDS encoding SGNH/GDSL hydrolase family protein, producing the protein MSSFRPFCLSAWLAAPAAAALLLLTPASQSRAQAQAAQATPAPAQSASPAPASPAQTTVAATSPEQRGITARAIDKVKQVAKSAGDIFSRVPCLRPKGGSKAMGSLPHVAGKLVAGQPVVIVAFGSSSTAGFGASSPEFNYPNRLAAQLRRQYPSADITVVNAGVGGEDAPEMMKRLQKEVIDAHPDLVIWQVGTNAVLRNLDPGETAKIVEEGISRIQASGGTDIVLVDPQYSPAVNQRAESAGKMVKLLGKVAELRHVGIFPRFEVMRDWHEKQAIPVEGFVIADGLHMNDWGYACFAQLLGDDIIRSVGQIKIGVNVPADVRAYRPM; encoded by the coding sequence ATGAGTTCTTTCCGCCCTTTTTGCCTGTCGGCTTGGCTGGCTGCGCCCGCAGCGGCAGCGCTGCTGTTGCTGACCCCGGCCTCGCAGTCGCGCGCGCAGGCGCAAGCCGCGCAGGCAACACCCGCGCCCGCGCAGTCGGCTAGTCCCGCTCCCGCATCGCCCGCCCAGACCACCGTCGCCGCGACGTCGCCTGAGCAGCGCGGCATCACCGCGCGCGCCATCGACAAGGTCAAGCAGGTCGCGAAATCCGCCGGCGACATCTTCAGCCGCGTTCCCTGTTTGCGGCCGAAGGGCGGATCGAAGGCGATGGGCTCGCTGCCGCATGTCGCGGGCAAGCTGGTCGCCGGCCAGCCCGTCGTCATCGTCGCATTCGGCTCGTCGTCGACCGCTGGATTCGGTGCGAGCTCGCCGGAGTTCAACTATCCGAACCGGCTCGCCGCGCAGCTGCGCCGGCAATATCCGAGCGCCGACATCACCGTCGTCAATGCCGGCGTCGGCGGCGAGGATGCGCCCGAGATGATGAAGCGCCTCCAGAAGGAGGTGATCGATGCGCATCCGGATCTGGTGATCTGGCAGGTCGGCACCAACGCCGTGCTGCGCAATCTCGATCCCGGCGAGACCGCCAAGATCGTCGAAGAAGGCATCTCCCGCATCCAGGCTTCGGGTGGCACCGACATCGTGCTGGTCGATCCGCAATATTCCCCGGCCGTCAATCAGCGCGCCGAGAGCGCCGGCAAGATGGTGAAGCTGCTCGGCAAGGTCGCCGAGCTTCGTCACGTCGGCATCTTCCCGCGCTTCGAGGTGATGCGCGACTGGCACGAGAAGCAGGCGATCCCGGTCGAGGGTTTCGTGATCGCCGACGGCCTGCACATGAACGATTGGGGCTATGCCTGCTTCGCCCAGTTGCTGGGCGACGACATCATCCGCTCGGTCGGCCAGATCAAGATCGGCGTGAACGTGCCTGCGGACGTGCGCGCGTATCGGCCGATGTAG
- a CDS encoding SGNH/GDSL hydrolase family protein gives MKAKVLLSLVLLCGSLAAPPARAGDAAPAAAPAAPAACEVPPYLLTSESQLPKVAETVKSGNPLEILVIGSRSTTIPASEDSSYPARMQAVLKDKLPPSEVVHVSVEIQSKKTAEEAAGTFVKLMEAKKPTLVIWQTGTVDAIRAIDPDDFRGALTEGVTALQNAGADVVLMNLQYSPRTETMISVPPYLDNMRVVAQEHDIPLFDRFAIMRQWNDQGQFDLFSPSRGPELAKQVHDCLGRALAQFVIDAAHLEPAQQQN, from the coding sequence ATGAAGGCGAAGGTTCTCCTGAGCCTGGTCCTGCTATGCGGTAGCCTCGCCGCGCCGCCGGCGCGCGCGGGCGATGCTGCGCCTGCTGCCGCTCCTGCCGCGCCCGCAGCCTGCGAAGTGCCGCCCTATCTGCTCACCAGCGAGAGCCAGCTTCCCAAGGTCGCCGAGACCGTCAAATCAGGCAACCCGCTCGAAATCCTGGTCATCGGCAGCCGTTCGACCACCATTCCGGCCTCGGAGGACAGCTCATATCCGGCGCGCATGCAGGCCGTTTTGAAGGACAAGCTGCCGCCGTCGGAGGTCGTGCACGTCTCCGTAGAAATACAGAGCAAGAAGACGGCCGAGGAGGCGGCCGGAACCTTCGTTAAGCTGATGGAAGCAAAAAAGCCTACTTTGGTCATCTGGCAGACCGGGACGGTGGATGCTATCCGAGCCATCGATCCCGACGATTTTCGCGGCGCGCTGACCGAAGGGGTTACCGCGTTGCAAAATGCAGGGGCTGACGTCGTCTTGATGAATTTGCAGTACAGCCCGCGTACCGAAACCATGATCTCGGTGCCGCCATACCTCGACAACATGCGGGTGGTGGCGCAGGAGCATGACATCCCGCTGTTTGACCGTTTCGCGATCATGCGGCAGTGGAATGATCAGGGTCAGTTCGACCTGTTCAGCCCGTCCCGCGGGCCGGAGCTGGCGAAACAAGTCCATGATTGCCTTGGCCGGGCGTTGGCACAGTTCGTGATCGACGCTGCCCATCTGGAGCCGGCCCAGCAGCAAAATTGA